In Petrotoga sp. 9PW.55.5.1, a genomic segment contains:
- a CDS encoding efflux RND transporter periplasmic adaptor subunit: MKKRRKITIGSIVIIAIVVVIWIVIFPTGNTTQTNQSSGIPPVYLEYQVKSGEIGDSIEVVGNIKAEIELVIPKVSGEVVEVYVEKGDKVQKGQVIAKIDDLDYQIAYLNALNDYESSTNIGERMQEVKRLQLEKARKNLENTEIKAPVSGIVNEVNISEGDLVGTNSVLFTIVDVNNLKVTTAVDEIDLPFVEEGMEAQISIDSMNTELAGKVSWISSTSTTDMGVVVVPIEIEFTNEHSQNSLISGITADVEIVILRLENTVAIPKDAIHDGPDGTKIVYKKTAEGGMEPVRVQTGRETDSMVEVVEGLSTKDVVLILPSQSDLQRIMQNYNFPMGFPMPTSGVPSNPSPGFGRGGF; encoded by the coding sequence TTGAAAAAAAGAAGAAAGATAACGATAGGCTCGATAGTAATAATAGCAATAGTTGTTGTTATATGGATAGTAATATTTCCAACTGGTAATACTACACAAACAAATCAATCGAGTGGAATTCCTCCTGTATATTTAGAATACCAAGTAAAATCAGGAGAAATAGGAGATTCTATAGAAGTTGTAGGGAATATAAAAGCGGAAATTGAGTTAGTTATTCCAAAAGTATCAGGAGAAGTAGTAGAAGTATATGTTGAAAAGGGAGACAAAGTACAAAAGGGCCAAGTTATAGCAAAGATAGATGATCTTGATTATCAGATAGCGTATTTAAATGCGCTGAATGATTATGAGTCTTCAACGAATATAGGAGAAAGGATGCAAGAAGTAAAGCGATTACAGTTAGAAAAGGCCAGAAAGAACTTGGAAAACACCGAAATAAAAGCACCGGTGTCAGGTATAGTTAACGAAGTGAATATTTCCGAAGGTGATCTGGTTGGTACAAATTCTGTCTTATTTACAATAGTTGATGTTAATAATTTGAAAGTAACAACAGCTGTTGATGAAATAGATCTGCCTTTTGTAGAAGAAGGAATGGAGGCTCAAATTTCAATTGACTCAATGAATACGGAGTTAGCTGGAAAAGTTAGTTGGATTAGTTCAACCTCTACAACAGATATGGGGGTCGTAGTTGTACCGATAGAAATCGAATTTACAAACGAACATTCTCAAAACTCTTTAATTTCTGGGATAACCGCAGATGTAGAGATAGTAATATTAAGATTAGAGAATACAGTTGCAATTCCTAAGGACGCCATTCATGATGGACCTGACGGAACTAAAATTGTTTACAAAAAAACAGCAGAAGGTGGGATGGAACCTGTCAGAGTTCAGACAGGAAGAGAAACAGATAGCATGGTCGAAGTGGTTGAAGGTCTTTCAACAAAAGATGTTGTTTTGATTTTACCCTCTCAATCTGACTTGCAAAGAATAATGCAAAATTATAATTTCCCTATGGGATTTCCTATGCCAACTTCGGGGGTTCCTTCTAATCCTTCACCAGGTTTTGGAAGAGGTGGATTTTGA
- a CDS encoding transglycosylase domain-containing protein, translating into MVDSNYNTYLFDNQEVILPTKYKYVKLEDIPVEMLYFLLWSEDREFYEHNGINIKAMTRAALTNIRNLSIVQGGSTLTQQLAKTVYLTNERSYKRKIMDIMLAFFLERSYTKEEILEAYVNSVYLGNDISGVGAASQRYYGKEVKDLSYAEMFILIGIINGPEIFNPYRYPERAKEQGLIVLNSLPDKNIFIENTEEIKKEIENISFDPPPYKDKYLNLVYKVKAEEQSLGLTGGGYTVKTTINKGIYDSVTLDSDSSALLINNKTGEILSFWGGEYDVFYSNQLIGSAIKPFYYLLALEKGYNKDTKLPDQPMKFGDWEPQNFDKTFRGTVTLEEALIDSINIPSIYLAMHIDISPQKSIESIKNFLVSDVGLKGNYPDDLTISLGTVETNPYELTKAYTIFPNYGLIPETYIISEVYDRKGNLIYKRYPKIENRITDISNQAFSEINNLLRRVVLEGTGRRANIVDLDLHGKTGTSDLSAWFIGYTGSESLSTMVKGEDLLSSSNAVPIARDIATSILYFGHKDEVYVYLSLDALQQKVSFFDNPIEFISTGSEVITYLNSIKFDYSFKELEMKVNDALQEIKYFYPDVVEEIEQWKTNNLIDFFEDPYGFIQNGYDLENYLKTLSLDIEQEEKLKNIYQQIKFVYPDQARILEKFIN; encoded by the coding sequence TTGGTAGATTCCAACTACAACACTTATTTATTTGATAACCAAGAAGTTATTTTACCAACTAAATATAAATATGTCAAATTAGAAGATATACCTGTGGAGATGTTATATTTTTTGTTATGGTCAGAGGATAGAGAGTTCTATGAACACAATGGAATAAATATAAAGGCTATGACAAGGGCGGCTTTAACAAACATAAGAAATTTATCTATTGTTCAGGGAGGAAGTACGTTAACTCAGCAACTAGCAAAAACTGTATATTTAACCAATGAGAGATCTTATAAAAGAAAGATAATGGATATAATGCTCGCTTTTTTTCTTGAAAGGTCATACACTAAAGAAGAAATATTGGAAGCCTATGTAAACAGCGTCTATCTAGGAAACGATATATCAGGTGTGGGAGCAGCCTCACAAAGATATTATGGCAAAGAAGTAAAAGATTTGAGTTACGCAGAAATGTTTATTCTAATTGGAATAATAAACGGACCAGAAATATTTAATCCGTACAGATATCCAGAAAGAGCAAAAGAACAAGGGTTAATTGTTTTAAACTCTTTACCTGATAAAAATATCTTTATTGAAAATACTGAGGAAATAAAAAAAGAAATCGAAAACATAAGTTTTGATCCACCTCCCTATAAAGATAAATATTTGAATCTGGTTTACAAAGTGAAAGCGGAAGAACAGAGTCTTGGTTTAACTGGAGGTGGATACACAGTAAAAACTACTATCAACAAAGGAATTTATGATTCAGTTACTTTGGATTCGGATTCTTCTGCACTTTTGATAAATAACAAAACTGGTGAAATCTTGAGTTTTTGGGGCGGAGAATACGATGTTTTTTATTCTAACCAATTAATAGGCTCAGCAATAAAACCTTTTTATTATCTCTTAGCCCTTGAAAAAGGATACAATAAAGATACAAAATTACCTGATCAGCCTATGAAATTCGGAGATTGGGAACCTCAGAATTTTGATAAAACCTTTAGAGGAACAGTTACTTTAGAAGAAGCTTTAATTGATTCAATTAATATTCCTTCTATTTATTTAGCAATGCATATAGATATTTCCCCACAAAAATCTATTGAAAGTATAAAAAATTTCTTAGTGTCTGATGTAGGATTAAAAGGTAATTATCCAGATGATTTGACTATTTCTTTGGGGACTGTAGAAACAAACCCTTATGAGTTAACAAAGGCTTACACCATTTTTCCGAATTATGGTCTTATACCTGAAACTTATATTATTTCGGAAGTTTATGATAGAAAAGGGAATTTAATATATAAAAGGTATCCCAAAATTGAAAACAGAATCACCGACATATCTAACCAAGCCTTCTCAGAAATAAATAATCTTTTAAGAAGAGTTGTTTTGGAAGGAACTGGTAGAAGAGCAAATATAGTAGATTTAGATTTACACGGTAAAACAGGAACTTCTGATTTATCAGCTTGGTTTATTGGATATACAGGAAGCGAAAGTTTATCAACGATGGTTAAGGGAGAAGATTTATTATCTTCATCAAATGCGGTTCCTATAGCTAGAGATATAGCCACTTCAATATTGTATTTTGGACATAAAGATGAAGTGTATGTTTATCTAAGTTTAGATGCCTTGCAACAAAAGGTTTCATTTTTTGATAATCCTATAGAATTCATATCAACTGGGAGTGAAGTAATTACTTATCTAAACTCTATAAAATTTGATTATTCTTTCAAGGAGTTAGAAATGAAAGTCAATGATGCTCTCCAAGAGATTAAGTATTTTTATCCAGACGTAGTAGAGGAAATAGAACAATGGAAAACAAACAATTTAATAGACTTTTTTGAGGATCCGTATGGTTTTATACAAAATGGCTATGATTTAGAAAATTATTTGAAAACTCTTTCTTTAGACATAGAACAAGAAGAAAAATTAAAAAATATATATCAACAGATTAAATTCGTATATCCTGATCAGGCAAGAATTTTGGAAAAATTCATTAATTAA
- a CDS encoding ABC transporter ATP-binding protein, producing MMSVMELKDIWKIYDMGEVKVEALKGVSFDVENGEYAIIIGPSGSGKSTLLQILGCLDKPSKGEIFIENVEVSKMKDGDLAKVRNKRIGFVFQSFNLLPKLSAVENVELPLIYSGIPPKKRREIAKEQLELVGLGNRLDHRPTQLSGGQQQRVAIARALANDPSFLLADEPTGNLDTKSGEEILEIFKKLNDMGKTLVVVTHDMRMLDEGSKIVRLLDGKIQSIEVNAVGNT from the coding sequence TTGATGTCAGTAATGGAATTAAAAGATATATGGAAGATATACGATATGGGAGAAGTAAAAGTCGAAGCGCTTAAAGGAGTTTCTTTTGATGTTGAAAATGGGGAATATGCAATTATAATAGGTCCATCTGGAAGTGGTAAATCTACATTGTTGCAAATACTGGGATGCTTAGATAAACCCTCAAAAGGGGAAATTTTCATTGAAAATGTTGAAGTTTCAAAGATGAAAGATGGAGATTTGGCGAAGGTAAGAAATAAGAGAATAGGCTTTGTATTTCAAAGTTTCAACTTATTACCAAAATTAAGTGCTGTTGAGAATGTAGAATTACCTTTAATATATTCAGGAATTCCCCCCAAAAAAAGAAGAGAAATAGCCAAAGAGCAGCTGGAATTGGTAGGTCTTGGAAATAGATTGGATCACAGACCTACGCAGCTTTCTGGAGGGCAACAACAAAGAGTTGCAATAGCAAGGGCTTTGGCTAATGATCCTTCATTTCTTTTAGCAGATGAACCTACAGGAAATTTAGATACTAAAAGTGGCGAAGAAATATTGGAAATATTTAAGAAGTTGAACGATATGGGTAAAACTTTAGTGGTTGTTACACACGATATGAGGATGTTAGATGAAGGATCAAAAATTGTAAGACTTTTAGATGGTAAGATTCAGTCTATAGAGGTGAATGCAGTTGGAAATACTTAA
- a CDS encoding protein-glutamate O-methyltransferase CheR — protein sequence MEFYSSPFDDNDYELFLKKLIKHFNLDLTGYKQHRVRRRTDLLLRKHRVTSYSEYFDLLKTHKDIWEEFLDKLTINVTEFFRNPEKWEYLKKEILPDLIKESMGNLKIWSAGCSTGEEPYTIAILLNEMGNLNKSTIIAADFDEGALKKAKEGIYDQKTLINLNDSFKQKYFNKLENGNYQIKDFIRKRVNFKQINLLLDNFESNFDLIVCRNVVIYFDTEAKDKLYKKFGDALKKNGVLFVGSTERIFNPKDFHLISIAPFFYRKN from the coding sequence GTGGAATTTTATTCGTCCCCTTTTGATGATAATGATTACGAACTTTTCTTAAAAAAACTAATAAAACATTTTAATCTTGATCTAACTGGTTATAAACAGCATAGAGTAAGAAGAAGAACAGACCTTCTATTAAGAAAACATAGGGTTACTTCTTATTCAGAGTATTTCGATTTATTAAAAACCCACAAAGACATATGGGAAGAATTTTTAGACAAGCTTACTATCAACGTTACTGAATTTTTTAGAAATCCTGAAAAATGGGAATATTTAAAAAAAGAAATTCTACCTGATTTAATTAAAGAAAGTATGGGAAATTTAAAAATTTGGAGTGCGGGATGTTCCACTGGTGAGGAACCTTATACAATTGCAATTTTATTAAATGAAATGGGAAATCTCAACAAATCGACAATAATAGCTGCGGATTTTGACGAAGGGGCATTGAAAAAGGCAAAAGAGGGAATTTATGACCAAAAAACCTTAATTAATTTAAACGATTCTTTTAAACAAAAATACTTTAACAAGTTAGAAAATGGCAACTACCAAATCAAGGATTTCATAAGAAAAAGGGTTAATTTCAAACAAATAAACCTACTTTTAGATAATTTTGAAAGTAATTTTGATTTAATTGTATGTAGAAATGTAGTTATTTATTTTGATACAGAGGCTAAAGATAAATTGTACAAAAAATTTGGTGATGCCCTCAAAAAAAATGGAGTTTTATTTGTTGGGTCAACTGAAAGAATTTTTAATCCAAAAGATTTTCATTTAATATCTATTGCGCCCTTTTTTTATAGAAAAAACTAA
- the mtnA gene encoding S-methyl-5-thioribose-1-phosphate isomerase: protein MENIKTMTMEWTGKSLILIDQRYLPLEEKYIECKNFQDVAVSIKDMVVRGAPAIGATAAFGFVLGAKEFINILDKKLFLKNLEKTKEILSKTRPTAVNLFWALNRMEKVLKENINNKTINEVTKLLEDEALKIAYEDIEINKKIGKNGEALLNDGDTVLTHCNAGALATVDYGTALGVIRAAVENGKNIKVYADETRPYLQGARLTVWELMKSGIKTTLISDNMAGWVMKQGKINAVIVGADRIAKNGDVANKIGTYSVAVLAKRHGIPFYVAAPLSTIDIETKNGDEIPIEERNSNEVRYCHKTRLVPEEVNVYNPAFDVTPNDLVTAIITEKKVIRSPYEKNILELFK, encoded by the coding sequence ATGGAAAACATAAAAACTATGACGATGGAATGGACAGGAAAAAGTCTAATATTAATTGATCAAAGATACTTACCTCTAGAAGAAAAATACATAGAATGTAAGAATTTTCAAGACGTTGCTGTTTCTATTAAAGATATGGTAGTAAGAGGAGCTCCCGCAATAGGTGCAACAGCTGCATTTGGTTTTGTACTTGGGGCCAAAGAATTTATTAATATCTTAGACAAAAAACTCTTCTTAAAAAACTTAGAAAAAACCAAAGAAATTTTATCAAAAACCCGACCTACAGCGGTTAATTTATTTTGGGCCTTAAATAGAATGGAGAAAGTTTTAAAAGAAAATATAAACAATAAAACAATAAATGAGGTTACTAAATTATTAGAAGATGAAGCCCTAAAAATCGCATATGAAGATATCGAAATAAACAAAAAAATTGGGAAAAACGGTGAAGCTCTTTTAAATGACGGTGATACTGTTTTAACCCACTGTAATGCTGGGGCATTAGCAACAGTGGATTATGGAACAGCTTTAGGAGTTATTAGAGCCGCCGTTGAAAATGGGAAAAATATAAAAGTCTACGCTGATGAAACAAGACCTTACCTTCAAGGTGCAAGATTAACCGTTTGGGAATTAATGAAAAGCGGTATTAAAACCACTTTAATATCCGATAATATGGCAGGTTGGGTTATGAAACAAGGAAAGATAAACGCTGTAATAGTTGGAGCGGATAGAATTGCAAAAAATGGTGATGTTGCAAATAAAATAGGAACTTATTCTGTAGCAGTTCTTGCCAAAAGGCACGGTATTCCTTTTTATGTAGCAGCACCACTTTCAACTATTGATATTGAAACAAAAAATGGAGATGAAATACCTATCGAAGAAAGAAACAGCAATGAAGTCAGATATTGCCATAAAACACGTTTAGTTCCAGAAGAAGTGAATGTTTATAACCCAGCTTTTGATGTAACTCCAAACGATTTAGTTACTGCAATAATCACTGAAAAAAAGGTAATAAGATCCCCATATGAAAAAAATATATTAGAACTTTTTAAATGA
- a CDS encoding metallophosphoesterase family protein produces the protein MKILVISDLHIPIKLNIQTLNKLNINTYDQIFLLGDIAKIEVLEYLENQKPILQAVYGNMDDFYIKNKLPEKVTLELFDKKIGLIHGHQTGPAVPSKLLNYFKKKLDIMIFGHSHYQEKLEIEDTIVFNPGAFCEGYYAEIIFEDEKNSLNINFFNI, from the coding sequence TTGAAAATACTTGTGATAAGCGATTTACATATTCCTATTAAATTAAATATTCAAACTCTAAATAAATTAAATATTAACACTTATGATCAGATATTTTTGCTTGGAGATATAGCAAAAATAGAGGTGTTAGAGTATTTAGAGAATCAAAAACCTATTCTTCAAGCTGTTTATGGAAACATGGATGATTTTTATATAAAAAATAAACTCCCAGAAAAGGTTACTTTAGAATTGTTTGATAAGAAAATAGGACTTATTCATGGTCATCAAACGGGGCCTGCTGTCCCAAGTAAACTTTTGAATTATTTTAAGAAAAAATTAGATATTATGATTTTTGGACACTCACATTATCAAGAAAAACTAGAAATTGAAGATACGATTGTTTTTAATCCTGGAGCATTCTGTGAAGGATATTATGCAGAAATAATTTTTGAAGATGAGAAAAACTCTTTGAATATAAATTTTTTCAATATTTGA
- a CDS encoding YebC/PmpR family DNA-binding transcriptional regulator, which translates to MSGHNKWANIKHRKSAQDAKRSQMFTKLIRELTIAAREGGGDPESNPRLRTAIENAKAANMPKDKIESAIKKGTGELEGEELSEIMYEAYGPGGVALLISVVTDNKNRAAQEVRHVLSKWGGSLAESGAVSWNFERKGLITVPKEEVEDIDELMMMVIDSGAEDLNENTDPIEIVTAPENLTQVRSTLKEAGFTVSENLAFLPKTSVKLPEEDAEKLLKLLNALDDMDDVQEVFGNYEIDDEVMERLAANL; encoded by the coding sequence ATGTCAGGACATAATAAGTGGGCAAATATTAAACACAGGAAAAGCGCTCAAGATGCAAAAAGATCTCAAATGTTTACAAAACTGATAAGGGAATTGACTATTGCTGCAAGAGAGGGTGGCGGTGATCCAGAATCTAATCCTCGTTTGAGAACAGCTATAGAAAATGCAAAAGCCGCTAACATGCCAAAAGATAAAATAGAATCTGCTATTAAGAAAGGAACAGGAGAGTTAGAAGGTGAAGAACTCAGTGAAATAATGTATGAAGCCTATGGCCCCGGTGGAGTAGCCCTTTTAATTTCTGTTGTTACTGATAACAAAAATAGAGCTGCCCAAGAGGTTAGACATGTTCTTTCAAAGTGGGGAGGTTCTTTAGCTGAATCAGGTGCTGTTTCTTGGAATTTTGAAAGAAAAGGTTTAATTACTGTACCAAAAGAAGAAGTGGAAGATATTGATGAATTAATGATGATGGTAATTGATTCGGGAGCAGAGGATTTAAATGAAAATACGGATCCAATAGAAATAGTAACAGCTCCTGAAAATCTAACTCAAGTCAGAAGTACTCTAAAAGAGGCTGGCTTCACTGTATCAGAAAATCTTGCATTTTTGCCAAAAACCTCTGTTAAATTACCAGAAGAAGACGCAGAAAAATTATTGAAACTCCTTAATGCCTTAGACGATATGGATGACGTTCAAGAAGTTTTTGGGAACTACGAAATAGATGACGAAGTTATGGAAAGATTAGCTGCCAATCTTTAA
- a CDS encoding ABC transporter permease, with product MEILKETIRSLLSNKLRTFLSMLGIIIGVGAVMTIISIGDGARAEINNTVSSLGSNIIMVSSQAYSRFAAQPLEFQDAINIQNMVPGVQNATGVLNSNLTVERDGKTTSASVFGVFPNFFDIMNLEIAYGRRIDESDAEQLRSTVVVGYNIADKIFGRQDVVGERINVIQSGSSGSRKISFEVVGVIKKTGSRLLFNVDNMVIIPHNVADTRLFHMNGRTSQLFVSAVDEKSADLATMGVDFYLYRKFQDEDKYNILSQDAILEAVNQITGIMNVILVGIAAISLVVGGIGIMNIMLVSVKERTREIGIKMAIGATRRRILLEFLVESVILTIVAGIIGMILGGLLSSLIAYFGRAFGLNALITWKSIVLSFGISAAIGLFFGIYPANQASKLSPVEALRYE from the coding sequence TTGGAAATACTTAAAGAGACAATAAGATCTTTACTTTCTAATAAATTAAGGACCTTTCTTTCGATGCTTGGAATAATAATTGGTGTAGGGGCAGTTATGACAATTATATCAATAGGAGACGGTGCAAGAGCCGAAATTAATAATACAGTATCTTCCTTAGGTTCTAATATTATAATGGTTTCGTCTCAAGCATATTCTAGATTTGCTGCACAACCTTTGGAATTTCAAGACGCTATAAATATTCAAAATATGGTTCCAGGAGTTCAAAACGCTACCGGTGTTTTAAACTCAAATCTTACGGTAGAAAGGGACGGAAAAACCACTTCGGCATCAGTATTTGGTGTTTTCCCTAATTTTTTTGATATAATGAATTTGGAAATAGCTTATGGCCGGCGAATAGATGAATCAGATGCGGAACAATTAAGATCTACGGTTGTTGTTGGCTATAATATTGCTGATAAAATATTTGGAAGGCAAGATGTTGTGGGAGAAAGAATTAATGTCATACAAAGCGGAAGCTCTGGAAGTAGAAAAATATCTTTTGAAGTAGTTGGGGTAATAAAAAAGACGGGAAGTAGGCTTTTATTCAATGTAGATAATATGGTTATAATTCCTCATAATGTTGCTGACACAAGGTTGTTTCATATGAATGGAAGAACTAGTCAATTATTTGTGTCTGCAGTGGATGAAAAATCTGCCGATTTGGCAACAATGGGTGTTGATTTCTATTTATATAGGAAATTTCAAGACGAAGATAAATACAATATATTAAGTCAGGATGCGATTTTAGAAGCAGTAAATCAAATAACCGGAATTATGAATGTAATACTTGTTGGTATAGCTGCAATTTCTCTTGTAGTTGGTGGAATTGGTATAATGAATATTATGTTGGTATCGGTAAAAGAAAGAACTAGAGAAATAGGTATAAAAATGGCAATAGGAGCTACAAGACGCAGAATACTTCTTGAATTTTTAGTAGAGAGTGTAATTTTAACTATAGTAGCTGGTATAATAGGTATGATATTAGGCGGATTACTGTCAAGTCTAATCGCTTATTTTGGTAGAGCATTTGGATTAAACGCTTTGATAACTTGGAAATCTATAGTCCTATCTTTTGGGATCTCTGCAGCTATAGGTTTGTTTTTTGGAATTTATCCAGCTAACCAAGCCTCCAAATTAAGCCCTGTTGAAGCCTTAAGGTATGAATAA
- a CDS encoding TolC family protein produces MKKFLILTLSLLTGALMLYATTFEELYNENLNKSSSLAQAELNLKNEKIKMEKIDNFFVPYLSLSVDTIKTEINPTTGKPITIGGLVFDKDGGIEGYSFALNTNFVEVWGASLALSFPFQIIFDDFDVQFPWDEDLQKQISLILSRDLTKLDRVDRLNTQASYYNALSNYYMAQMNVFIDTIQDIFSRYYNQEMIELSQRELEILHNQYQAATDEDLKESIEKQILIAQKTLEGLKSSNASLEYFEYSEELYNQTKDIVESIVNSNQSYSKNIEERLDLKALKLQEEASNIQKNFWFIPYIPFNNVSLSFSPFNDDNDWSISVGFQLAILDKGERKLASDTMKSNVATLTYDESVKKIEETVRGLETNTKTLNYDLNINQIDLDNALDEYNKNVDLYNKGYITKEDLDMSEINLQRTQLTKENTENNLLVNELRIMQQYYVQIWGDEN; encoded by the coding sequence GTGAAAAAATTTTTGATTTTAACGCTCAGCCTACTTACAGGAGCTTTAATGTTGTATGCCACGACTTTCGAAGAGTTATATAATGAAAATTTAAATAAAAGTTCGTCGCTTGCACAAGCTGAGTTAAATTTAAAAAATGAAAAGATAAAAATGGAAAAGATAGACAATTTTTTTGTGCCTTATTTGAGCTTGTCTGTTGATACGATTAAAACAGAAATAAATCCAACTACAGGAAAACCAATAACAATTGGAGGTCTTGTCTTTGATAAAGATGGGGGGATAGAAGGATATAGTTTTGCATTGAATACAAATTTCGTAGAGGTTTGGGGAGCAAGTTTAGCGCTTTCATTTCCTTTTCAAATAATTTTTGATGACTTTGATGTACAATTCCCTTGGGATGAAGACTTACAAAAGCAGATATCTTTAATCCTCTCTCGTGATTTAACAAAATTAGACCGGGTAGATAGGTTAAACACACAGGCAAGTTATTATAATGCGCTTTCAAATTATTATATGGCTCAAATGAATGTTTTTATCGATACTATTCAAGACATATTCAGCAGGTATTACAATCAAGAAATGATAGAGTTATCACAACGGGAATTAGAGATATTACATAATCAGTATCAAGCGGCTACAGACGAGGATCTTAAGGAAAGCATAGAAAAGCAGATTCTGATCGCTCAAAAAACGTTAGAAGGTTTAAAATCAAGTAATGCAAGTTTAGAATATTTTGAGTATTCAGAAGAACTATATAACCAAACAAAAGATATAGTAGAAAGCATAGTAAATTCGAATCAGAGTTATTCAAAAAACATAGAAGAAAGGTTAGATTTAAAAGCTTTGAAACTACAAGAAGAAGCATCAAATATCCAAAAGAACTTTTGGTTTATACCTTATATACCATTTAATAATGTAAGTTTGTCTTTTTCTCCTTTTAATGATGATAATGACTGGAGTATAAGTGTGGGATTTCAGTTGGCTATATTAGATAAAGGAGAAAGAAAACTAGCATCTGATACAATGAAATCAAATGTAGCAACGTTGACGTATGATGAAAGTGTAAAAAAGATAGAAGAAACTGTTAGAGGTCTTGAAACTAATACCAAGACGTTGAATTATGATTTGAATATAAATCAAATTGATTTAGATAATGCTTTGGATGAATACAACAAAAATGTAGATTTATACAATAAGGGATATATAACAAAGGAAGATTTAGATATGTCTGAAATCAATTTACAAAGAACTCAACTTACAAAAGAGAATACAGAAAATAATTTGTTGGTGAACGAATTAAGAATCATGCAGCAATATTATGTACAAATATGGGGTGATGAAAATTGA
- a CDS encoding TolC family protein → MKKFSLLGVTLLLVVGVFSANLTEVFDTSKANSTIYKTAQADLEITNLDYEKSKIEAVNKKAELASELAFYNGLSSYNTSMKDYYSDILDRVLNVYIEEVNLKIANLQLKNAQIDYNNNKALYDRGLISNDGLKNSELNVKDAQTNLETVQLNLETALDNLKKVYNKDYKQIELKIPEYEGLFVTDEEYLAKNYNLKLVSLNVEMSQYDLNNLPYNVSQYDRRKAEVTHQKNLLTLEDLQYTLVDAHKTTKNTIETLYKTLQNLKERMDLSQSTYNDTKERFDKGLVSEIELNTANINYLTAQKNYYDSLKNYIKVYINYLIDTGRSPEEVGL, encoded by the coding sequence ATGAAAAAGTTTTCATTATTAGGTGTTACCTTACTATTAGTTGTTGGGGTATTTTCAGCAAACTTAACAGAGGTGTTTGATACATCAAAGGCAAATAGCACTATATATAAAACAGCACAAGCGGATCTTGAAATTACTAATCTTGATTATGAAAAATCAAAGATAGAAGCAGTGAACAAAAAGGCAGAATTAGCATCAGAACTTGCCTTTTACAATGGACTTTCAAGTTACAATACCTCAATGAAAGATTATTACTCAGATATTTTGGATCGTGTTTTGAATGTTTATATTGAAGAAGTAAATTTGAAAATCGCTAATTTACAACTTAAAAATGCTCAAATTGATTACAATAATAATAAGGCTTTGTACGATAGAGGGTTAATTTCTAACGACGGTCTTAAAAACTCTGAATTGAACGTAAAAGACGCACAAACTAACTTAGAAACTGTACAATTGAATTTAGAAACAGCCCTGGATAATTTGAAAAAAGTATATAACAAAGATTATAAACAAATAGAATTAAAAATCCCTGAATATGAAGGATTATTTGTAACTGATGAAGAATATTTAGCCAAAAATTATAATTTAAAGTTAGTTTCTTTGAATGTAGAAATGTCTCAATACGATTTAAATAATTTGCCATACAATGTTTCTCAATACGATAGACGAAAAGCAGAAGTTACACATCAAAAAAATCTTTTAACATTAGAAGATTTACAATATACCCTTGTTGATGCTCATAAAACCACAAAAAACACAATAGAAACTCTCTACAAAACTCTACAAAATCTGAAAGAAAGAATGGATTTATCTCAAAGCACATACAACGATACAAAAGAACGATTCGATAAGGGATTAGTATCTGAGATAGAATTAAATACAGCAAATATAAATTACTTAACAGCTCAAAAAAATTATTATGATAGTTTAAAGAATTATATTAAAGTTTATATAAACTACCTAATAGATACAGGAAGGAGCCCTGAGGAGGTAGGATTGTGA